The genome window GGTTAAGTCGGCGACAGGATAGACTTTCTTTTTAATCTTCTGCCAAATTTTCTTCGGGCCTACTTTCGAGTTCACCTCCCATGGTGCAGGAAAGTCGCGTACTCGGTAACTGGTTTTGCTGCGATAGATACCGCGGGTATGTATGGTATGCGTCATCTCAGTGCCAATCACCGGGGTGTTGGGGTTTTCTTTATGAAACTTTTGAATTGCCCCTTTGTATTCGCCATGACCGTTGAATCCGGCAATAGACAAATAGCCGCCGGCATAGCCGCGCCCCTGGGTGATAGGTCGGGTAGCATCCAGTTTTTTGGCAAACTCGACCAAGGTTTTTTGTTGCTCTGGGGTGTAATTTGGCACTTCGTTGCCGACACTCCACATGATCACGCTTGGATGGTTACGGTCCCTGCGCATAAAGTCGGTTAAATCTTGTTGCCACCATTGGTCAAAATACAAACCATAATCGTATTCTGCTTTCGGATCCCACCAGCCATCAAATGCCTCGTTCATCACCACAAAGCCCATCTCGTTGGCCATCTGGTAAAACTCCGGTGCAAACGGGTTATGGGTATTTCTCAGGGCGTTAACCCCCATGGCTTTCAAGGTTTGCAAACGTTTACGTAATACATCTTCTGGCACGGCCGCGCCAACCGGACCGGCATCATGGTGCATACTGATGCCTTGTAATATCACGGTCTCACCGTTAAGCAAAAAGCCCTTGTCGACGGTAAAATCTATGGTGCGCAGCCCGGTGGTGGTATCTAAACGGTCCACTTCGATCCCGTTTTTCAGCACTTTCGTGCGTGTAGTGTACAAGTTGGGGTTATCAATAGACCAAAGCGCAGGCTTGTTAAGATTAAGTTGCTGGTCAACGGTATGGGTTTGTTGTGCCATAACCTGTACCGGGGTTGTAGTCATGGCAACCACCTTGCCTTCGGCATCGATGATTTCAGTTTGCAACTGCAAATTTTGCTCAACGCCCTGAGTATTTTTAATTTCAGTGCTGATCTTAACATCGGCCTGTTGTTCACTGACATTTTCGCTACGCACAAATACACCGCTATAAGGAATGTGTTGTTCGCTCACTGTGGTCAGCCAGACATGGCGATAAATGCCAGAGCCGGTATACCAGCGGCCGCTCGGCGCCTTGCTATTATCAACGCGTACGGCAATAACATTGTTACCCGCTTGTAAGTGTTCGGTGATGTCATAGCTAAAGCTGATATAACCATACGGACGCTTGCCTAACGCCTGGCCGTTCACCCAAACTTCGCTGTTCATGTACACGCCATCAAACTCAAGTATCACCCGCTTGTCAGCCCAGCTATCGTCCCAGGCAAGGTGCTTTCGATACCAGCCGGTGCCGGTTGGCAAAAAGCCACCACGAATACCCGCCGGATGCTCTTGCTTGTATTCGCCTTCTATACTCCAGTCGTGCGGTAAATCCAGGGTGCGCCATTGCTGGTCCTGATAGTTTGCCTGTTTCGCGGCCGGCTCATCGCCTAAATAAAATTGCCAGTTAAAATCGAGATTTATCCGTGTTCGAGAGCTTTGCTCTTGAGCGGTTAATTTAGTACTGAACACTGTCAATATCGACAGTAAGGTCAATAGGGCGACCAGCTGGGCTTTGGCGGCTAACCGCCATTTTGTTTTAGTTACATTCATGCTTTAATATCCAGAGCAATATGGGAAATTTAGGGTAATTATTTGGGTAAAGCTTGTTTGCTTAATTCATTAATATTCTGATCAGGGCCAAACGGGCGCAGATAAAATTGCTGACGATAAAATTGCCATGGCAAACGATGTTCAGCCTTCGTCAGTCCTTTTTCATTCCAGCTATTATCGCCACCAACGCCGATTTGTCGCTTATCAATATTTAAGGTGATGAAGTCTGCCGGTCGAATATCGCGACCATGCTTGTTTTTGTTGGGTTGAAAATACAAGTCACGGTTGGCCAGTTGCAGGGCACTGCCACTAAAGGTAGGCTCGCCCTTAATCAGCAAGCCATAGCCCGCTTCATTGCTCAGACTCATCCAGCGAACGTCCTGCTTATTGCCGGTTTCCTGTGGTCTTGCATAAGGGTGATATTGACTCCAAACGCTTGCGCCATAGTGGCCGATTGGGGCGGACAAATACCGATCAGCATAACTTTCATGCGGACCACGGCCAAACCATTGCAGCTGGTCAAATTCTTGCGGTAAGGTCATGCTCATGCCAAAACGTAACAAGTCACGACCGTTCTCTTGTATCGGCCGCAAAGTCGAGGTCAGCTGAATATCGCCACTGCCAAAGACACGGTAATGGGTTTGGTAACTAAAGCGGTTACCGTTGTTGCGCGACACCCAAATATCAACGGTTTTGCTATCGTTTTGCTCAACCTTGATGGTCGCGGTTTTATCGAATTTTGCCGGTGCATTTTTCCATTGCTTGGAAGTAATATGCAATTTACCGCCAATATCGTTATCGGTTAGTGGTCGCCAAAAATTAGCTTCCAGCGGGCTGCGGATCATTTGCACCTGGTCGTAGGTTAATGACGATAGCATGCCGCTATTTTTATC of Thalassotalea fonticola contains these proteins:
- a CDS encoding sugar-binding domain-containing protein, whose amino-acid sequence is MFSTKLTAQEQSSRTRINLDFNWQFYLGDEPAAKQANYQDQQWRTLDLPHDWSIEGEYKQEHPAGIRGGFLPTGTGWYRKHLAWDDSWADKRVILEFDGVYMNSEVWVNGQALGKRPYGYISFSYDITEHLQAGNNVIAVRVDNSKAPSGRWYTGSGIYRHVWLTTVSEQHIPYSGVFVRSENVSEQQADVKISTEIKNTQGVEQNLQLQTEIIDAEGKVVAMTTTPVQVMAQQTHTVDQQLNLNKPALWSIDNPNLYTTRTKVLKNGIEVDRLDTTTGLRTIDFTVDKGFLLNGETVILQGISMHHDAGPVGAAVPEDVLRKRLQTLKAMGVNALRNTHNPFAPEFYQMANEMGFVVMNEAFDGWWDPKAEYDYGLYFDQWWQQDLTDFMRRDRNHPSVIMWSVGNEVPNYTPEQQKTLVEFAKKLDATRPITQGRGYAGGYLSIAGFNGHGEYKGAIQKFHKENPNTPVIGTEMTHTIHTRGIYRSKTSYRVRDFPAPWEVNSKVGPKKIWQKIKKKVYPVADLTEEEVFTGIPGAYGSSFDNSLVRMPIREEIKLARELPYLLGTFRWTAFDYIGESFGWPARTANFGVLDLAGFPKGAYYLYQSQWSSEPMVHLDPHWTHPGKEGTEIPVVVYTNQQSAELFLNGKSLGEKNMTDDMQLVWLVPYQAGELTVVAKNNGRDVVSKTINTAGKADSVAISADKIEITANKRDVVHLEIDVVDEQGNPVPDASDRLHFKVDGPARLIGVENGDILDLEPHKVPTRKAFMGKVLALIQATEKAGKIKVTVSGEGLKSQQILINASSAQHSQLQH